The genome window GAAGGAGGTAGCTCATGGCGCCATGAAGCACACCAGGCGACCCCATTGTAAGCGTGGCTGAATGCTGATCTGAATCAAGGCCACGTCCGCCTGCCTCCACGCCGAAGAGACCAACCCCTTTGTCTTTGATAAAAGGGTAGAAGATGCCCATTGCATTGCTGCCACCGCCTACACAGGCTACTATCGCATCCGGAAGTCTGCCTGTCAGCCTCAATATCTGTGTCCTGGCCTCTTTCCCTATGACGCTCTGAAAATCCCTGACCATCATAGGATAGGGATGAGGTCCCACTACAGAGCCGATGATATAATGGGTAGTTCGTACATTCCCGACCCAGTCCCTTATGGCCTCGTTGGTGGCATCTTTCAAGGTCTTAGTACCGGAGTCCACAGGTATTACATCAGCGCCGGTGAGCTCCATACGAAAGACGTTCATGGCCTGTCTTGCCATATCCTTGCGGCCCATATAGACCTGGCATTTCATGCCCATAAGGGCCGCCGCCGTGGCCGTAGCCACGCCGTGCTGACCCGCGCCAGTTTCAGCTATTATCCGCCTCTTACCCATACGCCTGGCCAGCAAGATCTGGCCTATGGTGTTGTTGATCTTGTGGGCACCGGTATGAGTCAAGTCTTCACGCTTCAAAAATACCCGCACATTACCCCCAAGGGCCTCACCGAGCCTCTTCGCCTCATACAGAGGGGTGGGTCTGCCGACATAGTCCTTGAGGATCGACGCAAGCTCACGCCTGAATCCGCTATCTCTAACAGCATCGCGGTATGCCTTTTCAAGCTCGAAAAGGGCAGGCATCAACGTCTCAGGGACATAGCGGCCGCCGAAGGGGCCGAAGTGTCCTTTTGTATCAGGCCCACGAACCATTGCCTTTTCCCCGGACACAACCAACGACGATGTAAAAATTACTTTATTTTTTTTTGCTAATTTATCCATATATAGTCTCTTTTTTATATTTTAACATTTGAGATAGCCTCCACCTCCTCGACAAACCATTTTACCCGCCTGATATCCTTTCTGCCCGGTGAGAGCTCAACGCCGGAACTGACATCGACCCCCCAGGGTCTAACAAATCCTATAGCTCCTGCACAATTCTCCGGCTTCAAACCCCCGGCAAGGATGATGGGCCTGACCAACATCTCCTTAGCCTCCAATGCAATCGACCAATCAAAGGTCCGGCCTGTGCCGCCGTGGGCATGTGGCGACCATGCATCGAGAAGAAACGCCCTTACCGCCTCTTTATACGGCAGAAGGTCATAAATGTCCTCCCTGCTGCTGATCCTCCACGCCTTAATGACCCTCGGTGCAAGGGCCAAGCACATTTCAGGCCGCTCCTTTCCATGGAGTTGGACGAGATCAAGTCCACAATAATCTATGGCATGCCTGATATGGTCCAGATCTTCATCAACAAATACCCCTACGGACTGCACAAAAGGCGGGAGTCCTGAGATTATCTCTCGCGCCTTGTCTAGACCCACCTGTCTGGGACCCCTGGCAAAGACCAAACCAATGGCATTCACGCCCAGCCGTGCGATATCTCTCGCCTCGTCGAGATCTGTAAGACCGCAGACCTTTATAAGGACCTTAGACATGTCGATCATCTCCATATTGCAACCCCCCGGCCCTAACGAGACCGCGCAGGGTATAGAGGCGATCAGGCGACCTTACAAGCCCTTCTCCTATCAGAACCGCCGCCACCCCGGCCCGCGCGAGACTCATGATCTGACTCTGATCGGAGATACCGCTCTCGCTTACAAGCGGAACTGCATCAGAGATATAGGTTTTGACCCTGAACGTGGTTTGTAGGTCTACGGAGAAATCCTTGAGGTTTCTATTATTCACCCCCAGGAGATCGGCCCCCGCCGCCATGGCAGAATCGACCTCTCTTTCGTCATGGACCTCGACCATCGTGTCCATCCCCAGCTCTCTGGCGTGAACAATGAGCTCGGACAGCAATACCCTGTCTAATATAGCCGTTATCAAAAGGATGGCATCGGCCCCCCAGCGCCTGGCCTCATCCACCTGAAGATGGTCTATAATGAAATCTTTGCGGAGCAAGGGCAGGCTGACGGTATTTCTTACAGCAAAGAGATAGGTGAGATCGCCCTCGAAGAACTTTTGATCGGTGATGACAGATATGGCCCTTGCCCCGCCATTTTGATAATCGCCGGCTATGGCAACGGGGTCGAAATCATGGCAGATGCGCCCCCTTGAAGGCGACGCCTTTTTTATCTCTGCAATCACTGAAAGACCACGGTCTTCCATCAAGGATCTCTTAAAACCTCTCGGTTTATCAACCGCGCCGTCGGGACTCTTCAGCCCATTTCTTTTAAGCGCCGATACCTCCTCTTTTTTTTGGGCCACTATTGTGTCCAGAATATTCACCGCCATGACCTCGCAACCAATTCATTCAACACGGCAAGTGCCCTGCCTGAGTCGATGGATTCGCGGGCGATCTGGAGTCCTTCCTTGAGATCGCCTGCCTTCCCCGCCAGGAGTATAGCGGCCCCTGCGTTCAACACCACCATATCCCTCTTTGGCCCTGTCTCTTCCCCTGACAATATTGCTATAGAAATTTTGGCGTTTTCTTGAGCTGTTCCGCCTAATATCTCATCCATTGTACAAAGTTTTAATCCAAGTTCTTGGGGCGATATCTCAAAGGTCTCTACCTTATTCTGCCACCACTGTGCAACCTTACTCCGACCAAGAAGGCTCAATTCATCAAGACCTCCATGACCATGAACCACCCAGGCCCTAAAGGCCCCCAGCCTCCCAAGGACCTCGGCCAGAATAGTCAGAAGACCTTGATCAAAGACGCCCATAAGTTGCACATCTGCTCCTGCTGGATTAGTAAGCGGACCCAGGATATTGAAGATAGTCCGTATCCCAAGCTCCTTTCTGGGTCCGGCTACATGTCTCATGGCCGGATGAAGGTATGGGGCAAAGAGAAAACCTATACCTATCTCCCTAATAATCTCTGCGATCTTCTTAGGAGGTAAGTTCAAATTGACGCCCATGGCCTCAAGACAATCGGCACTGCCCGAACGGCTTGACACAGAGCGGTTCCCGTGTTTAGCTACCTTAACACCGGCACCGGCAGCCACAAAGGCAGCTGTCGTCGAGACATTGAAACTCCTTGAGGCATCACCTCCTGTCCCGCAGGTATCAACCAGATGCTCACCAGGCGCAAGCACCACTTGGACCTTCAGGGCCTTCGCCCGCATAATTCTTGCCGCGCCAGTGATTTCTTGAACGGTCTCGCCCTTAATGCGGAGACCCATGAGAATGGCGCCTATCTGGGCATCAGTGACATTACCTTCCATGACATCTTGCATCAAGGCAGCCATTACGGACTCTGAAAGGTCTTTCCTTTGAGAAAGTTCGGCTATTGCCTGTTTAACGACGTCCACCAGGTCACATCTCCAGGAAATTTTCAAGAAGCCTTACGCCTTCAGTCGTCATTATGGATTCGGGATGAAACTGAACACCTTCAATAATAAACTCCTTGTGCCTCAAACCCATCAGTTCACTCAGCTCAGACCTGGCGGATATCTCGAGACAGGCTGGTAATGTGGCCTCATCCACCACAAGGGAGTGATAACGCATCGCTTCAAATGGATTTGGAAGGCCTTTAAAAATACCCCTGTCGTCATGATAGATCATGGAGGTCTTGCCATGCATAAGTCTGAAAGCCCTTACCACTTCACCCCCAAAGGCCGCTCCGATGGCCTGGTGCCCCAGGCATACACCAAGAATGGGGATACGGCCAGCGAAACGCCTGATGGCTTCCATGGAGATACCAGCCTCCTTAGGTGTGCAAGGACCTGGCGATATGAGAAGGCGATCGGGCCCAAGTCTTTCAAGTCCATCTAGAGTGATCTCGTCATTTCTAAAGACCCTCAAAGAAACGCCGAGCGTACCCAGCGCCTGGACCAAATTGTAGGTAAAGGAATCATAATTATCTATAACTATCAGCATCCTTCTTCCTCGGTCATCGCAAAGGGCCTTGCCGCCATATCTATGGCCTTCATGAGCGCCTTGCCCTTGTTGATGGTCTCCTCCCACTCCTTGTCGGGATCGGAGTCGGCCACAATCCCTGCACCGGCCTGTAGATAGAGCATTTCACCCTTCTGACAAAGCGTCCTGATGGTGATGGCCATATCCATATTGCCAGAAAAGCCGAAATATCCCACCGCCCCTGCATATGGGCCTCGTCTGGCGTGTTCAAGCTCCTCAATGATCTCCATAGCCCTGATTTTTGGTGCACCCGTGACTGTTCCGGCGGGAAAACAGGCCTTTAGGACGTCGAACATGTCTCTGCCCGGCGCCAATTCCCCTCGTACCCCACTTACAATATGCATTACATGTGAATAGCGTTCCACGGTCATAAGGTCGTCCACCCTTACACTGCCCATCTTGGCTACCCTCCCGACGTCGTTTCTGCCCAAATCTACCAACATGAGATGTTCCGCCCTCTCTTTATCGCTAGCCAACAACTCTGCCTCAAGCCGTCTGTCTTCCTCATCGTCCCTACCCCTAGGTCTTGTACCGGCGATCGGTCTCAGCTCTATCTCGTTGCCGGTAAGCCGCACCAATATTTCAGGCGACGAGCCTATTAAGGTCTCGTCTCCAAAACGTATGTAATAAAGGTAAGGCGAGGGATTGATGCGCCTTAAGGCTCGGTAGAGATTAAAGGTGGGTATGATATTCTTTCCGGAAAATCTCTGAGACAATACCACTTGAATTACGTCTCCGGCCTCGATGTAGGCCTTTACCCTACCAACCATATCAACAAAACGCTCCCTGGACACTTCAGGCGTTAGGAGCGCACCTGTTGTTCTTTTGGAAGATATGGAGGCGGGATAATAAACGCCTTTTTGAATGTCATTCACAACGCCTTCAATGGAGGAGCAGGCATGACTATAGGCAGCACGAAGACTGCCAAAGCAGCTCGGTCTTATGTTGCAGATTATCTTGAGCGTATGTCTGAGATTATCGAAGACCAAGAGCAACTCCGGTATCATAAAGAACGCGTCATGGAAACCCATGGCGTCCTGCAGACGGCTGGGCAGACGTTCCATGAAACGCACCATATCATAACCCAGATAACCGACTGCACCGCCATAAAAACGAGGAAGCCCTGGGGTCTCAGCCACCTTAAAATCGGCCATTATACGTCTAAACGCGCTGATGGGATCTACAAGGCCTTCAGAGGAGCATATCGGCTCAAAACGGCTGCGCCTACCGCCTTCTTCTATAAAGACCTCATTTCCCTGACACCCGAAGGTGAAGAGCGGCCTCAGACCTATGAAACTATAACGCCCCCATTTTTCTCCACCCTCAAGGCTTTCAAGCAAAAAGGCATGGGTACCATGTAGGAGCTTTGTAAAAAGGGAAACTGGCGTATCCATATCTACCAGGATATCGCACCACAACGGAACAAGGTTCGAGCCATTGCAAAGTCTTTTAAATTCTTCGTAATCAGGCCGTGGCATCAACTGGTTTCCTTAAAATTTGATTAAAAATCAAATTTTAATTGTGGGATGCCACAGGCCTTATGTCAAGGGTTTTGTTGCCCACGCCCTTTAAGAGGCCTGTCTGCCCAGAGACGCGATATCAACGCTCGCTATCCTTGCAGCGAAATTTCGGCCTGTCTATCCAGTATGGAGAGGCGATCCCTTCCCTATACGCCTCAAGCGCCTCTGGTGACGAATTCACATGGAGATTGCTGAAGCTCCCGTCTTCATTTTGCCAGCGTTCATGCCAATAGATCGCCGCCTTGACCCTCGTATACCTGGTCTCAAACCCGCTTAAGGCCTCTTTTACAAAACCTGCCTTGTCAGCCGGCGGGAATTCACCCACCCCCCATTCTGCAACGATGACGGGCTTGATCGGATCAAGCCCACAGATCTCTTTGTAGGCATTATCCATCACATCGTAAAAAGAGGCCCAGTCCTGCCACTTAAACATCTTTCCATAGACGCTCAGGCCCAGCCAGTCTACATATTCCGGACCCGGGTAGTAATTTGCAATCCTATTCCATGCAGCCTGCGGGAGACCGTAATGATTTACATGAAACCCCCATAGGATGTTGTCTGCACCCCTGGCCCTTACCCTGTCGACCACATACCTATATGCCTTTTTGTATAATTCGGGTCCTTGATATAGGACAACCGAGCCCTTACGCCTTACGACCTTACCCCCACCATAGAAGTAACCTGACCATGGAAACCACGTGCCATTCATCTCCAGGCCCCATGAGACAAGAATGGGTTTACCATATCGCCGCGCCGCATCCGCCCACTTGTCGATATAGCCGTCCCACCTGCCTTTAAGAATGCTGCGCAAATTAAATCGATCTGGTCCACGGCTTTCTTGATACGGCCTGTCCCACGGCGACCAAAAAACAAGGGGGATTGCACCATATCGCGATATGATCTCTAGTTGTCTTTGAGGGAATGTCTGCTCCCCCCAAAAATTCCCAAAGGCCACCACAGCAAGGTGCCTGCCGATCATCTTTTCAAAATCTTCCAAAGCATCAAAGGTGACATGAGATTCCCCATCGCCGAAATCGACATATGCACCGGTATAAGCCCCTTTTTCAGGCATAATTAGCACCTGCGGGCCATTTTTTTTGACCTTTATGTCATTATTGGCGTGTCTGCAACCGACCATGAAAAAGAGAAAAATAGATGGAATCAAAAAAAATATAGTCATCTTTTTCATGTCCATGGCAGATTTCGTCATCATAAAATTACTTTGTTAGATCCTGCAGGAAACCGAAGCTGTGCGTTCCAGTTTGCCCCAATTCACCCAAACGCCCTTTATGGCCCTAGAAATGGCCTTTAATATTGCAAAACTCAAAACAGGTCTATAGATGAATCTCATCGGCAGCACAAGCCAGATCTGCCCAAGATCTTCCCTTTCTATAAGACAGGCAACCGCAGCCAGGGCGATATCCACCAATAAAAAGGCCAGGAAATAGAAATAGAGGATGCCGTTTGCATGGCCGAATATCAATGAAAAGAACAAGATGGCATCCACAACCGGCCCGACAGCGATCAACAAGATATTAAAAAACCAGATGCTTGGTAGACTGAAAAACCCTAGCGCCTTATACCGCGGATCAAACAACATATCTCTGTGTTTCCATAGACATTGCAGCGTGCCAAAGGCCCAGCGGAATCGTTGTTTGGCAAAGGCGCCGATCGTCAAGGGGACCTCTGTCCAGGCCAAGGCCGAAGGGGCGTAGCATATCTTGAAACCACTCTTATGGAGGCTCAAGGTCAGATCCGTATCCTCCGCCAGGGTGTCGGTGCTTATACCGCCAGCCTTAGCGATTGCAGTTTTTCTAAATGAACTTACGGCCCCCGGGACTACAGTGATGCAATTGAGTTCATGATAAGCACGCCTATCTAGATTGAATCCGCATGAATATTCCAGTGATTGCATCTTTGCGATGAGTGTATATGGATTCCCTACCCTGGCATGTCCGGAAACCGCACCTACATCATTCTTTCGCAAAGGCGCAACAAGGTGCCGAATGGCACCCTGCTCAAGCTGTGTATCGGCGTCAAGCATAATGATGATCTCGTTTGAGGCTGTGTCAAGCCCGGTCCTCAAGGCCGCAGCCTTGCCCAGATTTGGCTGGCATATAAGCCGTATACGCCCGTCTCTTTGCGACATCCTGGCCGCTATCTCAAATGTCCTATCGCTTGAACCATCGTCTACCACGACAACCTCGATTCCACCTGGATAGTCGGCGTTCAAAACGGCATTTAAGGTCTGTCCTATTACCTTTTCTTCGTTATATGCAGCTATCAAGACTGTTACGGCCGGACAAAAATCAAGAAGATCCGTCACCTTGTGATCACGTCTACGGTTTTTAACAGCGAAAAACGCCACAATAAATGTCCTTAGTATGATCAAGACAGTCGTCGCTATCATAAAGGCCCAGAAAAAATTCTCAACGACATGGATCAATCTGAAACTGCCTCCGCTTAACATCATTGTCATAGGCTGCTGATCGGCGGGTACAGTGGGCATCAATTGATCCTGGGAGACGCCGAGCATCTCCGCAAGAGATACGATCTTATCCCCCCTTGCAGAAAGATAATCGATGATCTCCGGCAGCGCCTTGACGGTTTGGCTGCGATCTCCGCCCGCATCATGGAGCAGAATGATGTTTCCGCCTGAAATCCTACCCCTTTTTACGGCCTCGATCATTTTTTTTACACCCGGTCGCGACCAGTCTTCCGTGTCGATGTCCTCTGTAACCGTAATATATCCCAGCTTCTGCGCAAGCTTGACCGGCACGAGCTCGCCAGGGTCGTGTGGATTTGTATCAGCATTGTAAGGAGGTCTAAAAAGCACTGTTGAGTGACCCGTCAAGACCTCAAACAGACGCTGGGTTGCATTGAATTCAAGATAGGCCCGCTCGCTCGATACCTTTGCTATGTTTGGGTGGGTATAGGTATGTATGCCGACGGTATGTCCTTCTTCCAATACCCTTTTTACTATATCAGGATATCTCTCCATATTTGAACCGATCATGAAGAAAGTGGCCTTTACACCCTTTGCCTTCAAGATATCAAGTATCTTTGGAGTCCATTCAGGGTCAGGTCCGTCGTCAAATGTCATAGAAACACATTCTTTACAACCATTGCCCTGATGAACCACTGTAAGATAATTTGGAAACTTTTCATAACGTTCAATCACAAAACCACTTTTGTCCAGATAAACCCGACGCCTTCCATCCGAACGCACGTCATCTATAGTGATGAAGTTTCCCCTACCGAGGTTTGCTATCATATCGGCCTGTTTTATGGTCTCAAGTTGACCGAGCTGTTCAGGTGCAACCTTCGTCGCTATATGCAGGGCATCCCATATGCCGGGGTCTTCTGTGCCCAGCCTG of Dissulfurimicrobium hydrothermale contains these proteins:
- a CDS encoding glycoside hydrolase family 26 protein; the protein is MMTKSAMDMKKMTIFFLIPSIFLFFMVGCRHANNDIKVKKNGPQVLIMPEKGAYTGAYVDFGDGESHVTFDALEDFEKMIGRHLAVVAFGNFWGEQTFPQRQLEIISRYGAIPLVFWSPWDRPYQESRGPDRFNLRSILKGRWDGYIDKWADAARRYGKPILVSWGLEMNGTWFPWSGYFYGGGKVVRRKGSVVLYQGPELYKKAYRYVVDRVRARGADNILWGFHVNHYGLPQAAWNRIANYYPGPEYVDWLGLSVYGKMFKWQDWASFYDVMDNAYKEICGLDPIKPVIVAEWGVGEFPPADKAGFVKEALSGFETRYTRVKAAIYWHERWQNEDGSFSNLHVNSSPEALEAYREGIASPYWIDRPKFRCKDSER
- the trpB gene encoding tryptophan synthase subunit beta, translated to MVRGPDTKGHFGPFGGRYVPETLMPALFELEKAYRDAVRDSGFRRELASILKDYVGRPTPLYEAKRLGEALGGNVRVFLKREDLTHTGAHKINNTIGQILLARRMGKRRIIAETGAGQHGVATATAAALMGMKCQVYMGRKDMARQAMNVFRMELTGADVIPVDSGTKTLKDATNEAIRDWVGNVRTTHYIIGSVVGPHPYPMMVRDFQSVIGKEARTQILRLTGRLPDAIVACVGGGSNAMGIFYPFIKDKGVGLFGVEAGGRGLDSDQHSATLTMGSPGVLHGAMSYLLQDRWGQIKGAHSIAPGLDYPGVGPEHSFLKDVARVTYEAVGDDDALEGFRLLSETEGIIPALESAHAIAYLRRLVQRLKRGSVVIVNLSGRGDKDVAAVSEILKEKGSDE
- a CDS encoding phosphoribosylanthranilate isomerase: MEMIDMSKVLIKVCGLTDLDEARDIARLGVNAIGLVFARGPRQVGLDKAREIISGLPPFVQSVGVFVDEDLDHIRHAIDYCGLDLVQLHGKERPEMCLALAPRVIKAWRISSREDIYDLLPYKEAVRAFLLDAWSPHAHGGTGRTFDWSIALEAKEMLVRPIILAGGLKPENCAGAIGFVRPWGVDVSSGVELSPGRKDIRRVKWFVEEVEAISNVKI
- the trpD gene encoding anthranilate phosphoribosyltransferase, translated to MDVVKQAIAELSQRKDLSESVMAALMQDVMEGNVTDAQIGAILMGLRIKGETVQEITGAARIMRAKALKVQVVLAPGEHLVDTCGTGGDASRSFNVSTTAAFVAAGAGVKVAKHGNRSVSSRSGSADCLEAMGVNLNLPPKKIAEIIREIGIGFLFAPYLHPAMRHVAGPRKELGIRTIFNILGPLTNPAGADVQLMGVFDQGLLTILAEVLGRLGAFRAWVVHGHGGLDELSLLGRSKVAQWWQNKVETFEISPQELGLKLCTMDEILGGTAQENAKISIAILSGEETGPKRDMVVLNAGAAILLAGKAGDLKEGLQIARESIDSGRALAVLNELVARSWR
- a CDS encoding polysaccharide deacetylase family protein — encoded protein: MPDIHTDSFVFLDARGKRWPRLRLIMFLAGVIFFVWSILFVQALFIPSQLRLPSAVQQLKERLRVFRNKENRLSQNITRPLWLMFAKGKGGIGGFLSMELQNGASLPFKNKNESSAAASKKICLGFYESWDPNSFDSLKRHAGELTHLCPDWMVIKDGLGRLEVSVEQKVLDLARDRKIVLMPLLSNLSGDAWSPEAVEGLINGPVSRQDQFVARLKSQLKEMGAGGVVIDFEQVDPSYKTAMTAFLVRVASSLHDDDMELWLCVPMGMDLAVFDLDALAQEIDRFVAMLYDENSEHDMPGPIASWEWFNGWLDTLVDEYGEPSQWVIALGAYGYDWADGDGTAESIGFADAMSMAGRSGLDSCEFGAPYYNPHFAYEDAGVAHTVWFLDAVTFLNQLNVSRSHGAGGVAVYRLGTEDPGIWDALHIATKVAPEQLGQLETIKQADMIANLGRGNFITIDDVRSDGRRRVYLDKSGFVIERYEKFPNYLTVVHQGNGCKECVSMTFDDGPDPEWTPKILDILKAKGVKATFFMIGSNMERYPDIVKRVLEEGHTVGIHTYTHPNIAKVSSERAYLEFNATQRLFEVLTGHSTVLFRPPYNADTNPHDPGELVPVKLAQKLGYITVTEDIDTEDWSRPGVKKMIEAVKRGRISGGNIILLHDAGGDRSQTVKALPEIIDYLSARGDKIVSLAEMLGVSQDQLMPTVPADQQPMTMMLSGGSFRLIHVVENFFWAFMIATTVLIILRTFIVAFFAVKNRRRDHKVTDLLDFCPAVTVLIAAYNEEKVIGQTLNAVLNADYPGGIEVVVVDDGSSDRTFEIAARMSQRDGRIRLICQPNLGKAAALRTGLDTASNEIIIMLDADTQLEQGAIRHLVAPLRKNDVGAVSGHARVGNPYTLIAKMQSLEYSCGFNLDRRAYHELNCITVVPGAVSSFRKTAIAKAGGISTDTLAEDTDLTLSLHKSGFKICYAPSALAWTEVPLTIGAFAKQRFRWAFGTLQCLWKHRDMLFDPRYKALGFFSLPSIWFFNILLIAVGPVVDAILFFSLIFGHANGILYFYFLAFLLVDIALAAVACLIEREDLGQIWLVLPMRFIYRPVLSFAILKAISRAIKGVWVNWGKLERTASVSCRI
- the trpC gene encoding indole-3-glycerol phosphate synthase TrpC — protein: MAVNILDTIVAQKKEEVSALKRNGLKSPDGAVDKPRGFKRSLMEDRGLSVIAEIKKASPSRGRICHDFDPVAIAGDYQNGGARAISVITDQKFFEGDLTYLFAVRNTVSLPLLRKDFIIDHLQVDEARRWGADAILLITAILDRVLLSELIVHARELGMDTMVEVHDEREVDSAMAAGADLLGVNNRNLKDFSVDLQTTFRVKTYISDAVPLVSESGISDQSQIMSLARAGVAAVLIGEGLVRSPDRLYTLRGLVRAGGLQYGDDRHV
- a CDS encoding anthranilate synthase component II; this encodes MLIVIDNYDSFTYNLVQALGTLGVSLRVFRNDEITLDGLERLGPDRLLISPGPCTPKEAGISMEAIRRFAGRIPILGVCLGHQAIGAAFGGEVVRAFRLMHGKTSMIYHDDRGIFKGLPNPFEAMRYHSLVVDEATLPACLEISARSELSELMGLRHKEFIIEGVQFHPESIMTTEGVRLLENFLEM
- the trpE gene encoding anthranilate synthase component I: MPRPDYEEFKRLCNGSNLVPLWCDILVDMDTPVSLFTKLLHGTHAFLLESLEGGEKWGRYSFIGLRPLFTFGCQGNEVFIEEGGRRSRFEPICSSEGLVDPISAFRRIMADFKVAETPGLPRFYGGAVGYLGYDMVRFMERLPSRLQDAMGFHDAFFMIPELLLVFDNLRHTLKIICNIRPSCFGSLRAAYSHACSSIEGVVNDIQKGVYYPASISSKRTTGALLTPEVSRERFVDMVGRVKAYIEAGDVIQVVLSQRFSGKNIIPTFNLYRALRRINPSPYLYYIRFGDETLIGSSPEILVRLTGNEIELRPIAGTRPRGRDDEEDRRLEAELLASDKERAEHLMLVDLGRNDVGRVAKMGSVRVDDLMTVERYSHVMHIVSGVRGELAPGRDMFDVLKACFPAGTVTGAPKIRAMEIIEELEHARRGPYAGAVGYFGFSGNMDMAITIRTLCQKGEMLYLQAGAGIVADSDPDKEWEETINKGKALMKAIDMAARPFAMTEEEGC